One stretch of Nitratiruptor tergarcus DSM 16512 DNA includes these proteins:
- a CDS encoding type II toxin-antitoxin system RelE/ParE family toxin, whose product MSYKLVYDDTFIKKTAKIIKKNPSMKDRINKTLHLLEDNPYHPSLRLHKLRGKLKEYYSVSISMSYRIVIDLIITDKEIILLDIGSHDEVY is encoded by the coding sequence ATGAGCTATAAATTAGTCTATGACGATACGTTTATCAAAAAGACTGCGAAAATCATAAAGAAAAATCCTTCCATGAAGGATAGGATCAATAAGACTCTTCATCTACTGGAAGATAACCCCTACCATCCAAGCTTGAGACTCCATAAACTAAGAGGCAAACTTAAAGAATACTACTCAGTCTCAATTTCTATGAGCTATAGAATCGTTATAGATCTCATTATCACCGATAAAGAGATAATCTTGCTTGATATTGGAAGTCACGATGAAGTGTATTAG
- the istB gene encoding IS21-like element helper ATPase IstB gives MHKEIHSINEQIQEYAALFKLPAIKESFSSIAQEAAKKNLSYSHFLLELFRYEHQKKIERSKATTLKMAGFPKVKTLEMFDFSSSAVDRNIINELSTLRFIENAENILLIGPSGVGKTHLAIALGYLATQARIKTKFITAADLLLQLEIAQQTNRLQYYFKKVINTVKLLIIDEFGYIKLNENQANLFFQVINKRYETGSIIITSNLSFTKFKEVLNNDEALTTAVLDRLIHHSHILNIQGESYRLKQKRKAGVLTRLDNNF, from the coding sequence ATGCATAAAGAGATACACAGTATAAATGAACAGATACAAGAGTATGCTGCGCTTTTTAAACTTCCTGCCATTAAAGAGAGCTTTTCATCCATAGCTCAAGAAGCAGCTAAAAAGAATCTTTCATACAGTCACTTTTTGCTTGAGCTTTTTAGATATGAACATCAAAAGAAGATAGAGCGTTCAAAAGCAACAACACTAAAAATGGCAGGCTTTCCAAAAGTAAAGACTCTGGAGATGTTTGATTTCTCATCTTCTGCGGTAGATAGAAATATTATTAATGAACTTTCTACTTTAAGATTTATAGAGAATGCCGAAAATATCCTGCTTATTGGACCAAGCGGTGTTGGGAAAACCCACCTGGCCATAGCTTTGGGATATTTGGCTACACAAGCAAGAATAAAAACAAAATTCATCACTGCAGCAGATCTGTTATTGCAACTTGAGATAGCCCAGCAGACAAACAGATTGCAGTACTATTTCAAAAAGGTTATCAATACAGTAAAACTCTTGATTATCGATGAATTTGGCTATATCAAGCTCAATGAAAACCAGGCCAATCTCTTTTTTCAGGTAATCAACAAAAGATATGAAACAGGTTCAATTATCATTACAAGCAATCTATCTTTTACAAAATTCAAGGAGGTGTTAAACAATGATGAAGCGTTAACTACTGCTGTTCTTGATAGACTTATTCACCATAGCCATATACTCAATATCCAAGGTGAAAGCTACAGGCTTAAGCAAAAAAGAAAAGCTGGTGTCCTTACTAGACTCGATAACAATTTTTAG
- a CDS encoding leucine-rich repeat domain-containing protein, with the protein MYLHYNKIIDIGLLSNLTNLKYLSLSYNRISDIRPLSHLTNLKQLVLYGNCIQDFTAVQFVPSCSGCRKESQGAQCNETVTFEPDLERCIRHTLNISNTQPITKDMLWNITSLDCRNNLISDIRPLSNLTNLRYLNLSQNQISDISPLSNLTYLKSLSLYGNKISDISPLSNLIDLKELYLSQNQISDISPLSNLTHLKSLSLYGNKISDISPLSNLIDLKVLSLSQNQISNINPLSNLTNLENLGLNSNQISDISPLSNLTNLKRLYLDNNQISDIGPLSHLTNLKILYLKNNQISDISPLSYLITNLKQLVLYGNCIQDFTTVQFVPICSGCMKRLQRTQCNEK; encoded by the coding sequence TTGTATCTTCATTACAATAAAATCATTGATATAGGACTATTGTCTAATCTTACTAATTTGAAATATTTATCTCTTTCTTATAATCGAATAAGCGATATAAGACCATTGTCTCATCTTACTAATTTGAAACAGTTGGTTCTTTATGGCAATTGTATACAAGATTTTACTGCTGTGCAATTTGTTCCAAGTTGTAGTGGTTGCAGGAAAGAGTCACAGGGAGCACAATGCAATGAAACAGTCACTTTTGAACCAGATTTAGAGAGATGTATTAGACACACTCTTAATATTTCAAATACTCAGCCAATTACTAAAGATATGCTTTGGAATATAACTTCTCTAGACTGTCGAAATAATTTAATCAGCGATATAAGACCATTGTCAAATCTTACTAATTTGAGATATTTGAATCTTTCTCAAAATCAAATCAGCGACATAAGTCCGTTGTCCAACCTCACTTATTTGAAAAGTTTATCTCTTTATGGCAATAAAATAAGCGATATAAGTCCATTGTCCAACCTTATTGATTTGAAAGAATTGTATCTTTCTCAAAATCAAATCAGCGATATAAGTCCATTGTCCAACCTCACTCATTTGAAAAGTTTATCTCTTTATGGCAATAAAATAAGCGATATAAGTCCATTGTCCAACCTTATTGATTTGAAAGTTTTGAGTCTATCACAGAATCAAATTAGTAATATTAATCCATTGTCTAATCTCACTAATTTGGAAAATTTGGGTCTAAATTCCAATCAAATAAGCGATATAAGTCCGTTATCTAACCTTACTAATTTGAAAAGATTGTATCTTGATAACAATCAAATCAGTGATATAGGTCCGTTATCTCATCTTACTAATTTAAAAATTTTGTATCTTAAAAACAATCAAATCAGTGATATAAGTCCGTTGTCCTACCTTATTACTAATTTGAAACAGTTGGTTCTTTATGGCAATTGTATACAAGATTTTACTACCGTACAATTTGTTCCAATATGTAGCGGTTGTATGAAAAGGTTACAGAGAACACAATGCAACGAAAAATAA
- a CDS encoding tyrosine-type recombinase/integrase, producing the protein MPKSIKPLNDLQIKNAKPKKEKDYKLRDGEGLYILIKPNGRKIFRIDYSYAGKRNTYTIGDYPQISLSQARKIKYEIKELIKNGIDPNRHKQEQKRIKELEANKKLTSFVIERFIQHKAKEVSQSRLQKNYINTFANYITPFIGNIKIDEVTKQDIIKIVKNTYSTKLQKDNRSTGKTYKAREVYRLLKNLFDFAIHNDYTQNNPATPIDIDSLIPKHKSIHLKAVTDDHIQKIYQKICSLQNPYFRLPLQYIALTAVRFGNAANLKWDYIDFDKRVIVYPAEAMKTKNQPFRIPLTDEISKVLQQAKAIASPYSDIVFASPINAHKPISDNTLRKVLKVDLNEPEQDLHGFRSSFETIALERQKEHGCSFEAIESQLHHNIGSKVTQSYLRSDFLEDRKELLEWWATYLNS; encoded by the coding sequence ATGCCTAAAAGTATAAAACCTCTTAACGATTTGCAAATAAAAAATGCAAAGCCAAAAAAAGAAAAAGATTACAAACTTAGAGACGGTGAAGGACTCTATATCTTAATCAAGCCAAATGGACGCAAGATTTTTAGAATCGATTATTCTTATGCAGGCAAGAGAAACACTTATACGATAGGGGACTATCCTCAAATATCACTCTCACAAGCAAGAAAAATCAAGTATGAGATAAAAGAGCTTATCAAAAACGGCATAGATCCAAACAGACACAAGCAGGAACAAAAACGTATCAAAGAGCTTGAAGCCAACAAAAAACTTACAAGCTTTGTAATAGAGCGTTTCATCCAGCACAAAGCCAAAGAGGTAAGTCAATCAAGATTACAAAAGAACTACATCAACACCTTTGCAAACTATATCACTCCATTTATAGGTAATATTAAAATCGATGAAGTAACAAAACAGGATATTATCAAGATAGTTAAAAACACATACTCTACAAAACTTCAAAAAGACAACAGAAGTACTGGCAAAACCTATAAAGCAAGAGAGGTTTACAGACTGCTTAAAAATCTCTTTGATTTTGCTATACATAACGACTACACCCAAAACAATCCAGCAACTCCAATAGATATCGACAGTCTCATACCAAAACATAAGTCCATCCACCTCAAAGCCGTAACAGACGACCATATACAAAAGATCTATCAAAAAATCTGCTCTTTGCAAAATCCCTACTTCAGACTCCCGCTCCAATATATCGCTCTTACTGCGGTACGTTTTGGCAATGCAGCCAATTTAAAATGGGACTATATAGATTTTGATAAAAGAGTCATTGTCTATCCAGCCGAAGCAATGAAAACAAAAAATCAGCCTTTTCGCATTCCTTTAACGGACGAGATATCAAAAGTACTGCAGCAGGCAAAAGCAATAGCTAGTCCCTACAGTGATATAGTCTTTGCAAGTCCTATTAATGCACACAAACCAATTTCAGACAATACTCTTAGGAAGGTGCTTAAAGTAGACCTCAACGAACCAGAGCAAGACTTACATGGCTTTAGAAGCAGCTTTGAGACAATAGCACTTGAACGCCAAAAAGAGCATGGATGTAGCTTTGAAGCGATAGAATCTCAACTACATCACAATATAGGCTCAAAAGTAACACAAAGCTATCTTAGAAGCGATTTTTTAGAAGATAGAAAAGAGCTTTTAGAGTGGTGGGCTACATATCTTAATAGCTAA
- the istA gene encoding IS21 family transposase, producing the protein MITYEEFVMVHTLYRQGYSIRAIARMTGLDRRTVSKRLKEDKLLPRKPRVYKSKLDPYKEYIKKRIAQGLPDKIPSTVIYREITAKGYEGKIRILQAFMSGLYKEHMNVKEEEVVRFETDPGEQAQADWTVIRRGKNPVYAFAMILGYSRYAFICFTDNMRFDSFINCHKKAFAFFGGVPRTILYDNLKSVVIEHNAYGNAKHRFNERFLDFSKEYGFIPKLCKPYRAKTKGKVERVIGYMKGNFYIPLKARLKNSSLVIDTKLLNSQIFQWLEIVHNRVHATTKQKPKELFIKEQKALLPLIISAKPKSLHNKNEYDNCIDKKLSLSNKKYKNSINIHNTAKSSLEEYDALLGVCHA; encoded by the coding sequence GTGATTACATACGAGGAGTTTGTGATGGTACATACACTTTACAGACAAGGATACAGCATAAGAGCTATTGCAAGGATGACAGGACTTGATAGAAGAACCGTATCCAAAAGACTCAAAGAGGATAAGCTTCTGCCAAGAAAACCGAGAGTTTACAAATCGAAGCTCGATCCATACAAAGAGTATATAAAAAAGAGAATAGCTCAAGGGTTGCCGGATAAAATTCCTTCAACGGTAATATACCGGGAGATTACAGCCAAAGGGTATGAGGGGAAGATAAGAATATTGCAGGCGTTTATGAGCGGGCTTTATAAAGAGCATATGAACGTAAAAGAGGAAGAGGTAGTACGATTTGAGACAGATCCGGGCGAGCAGGCGCAAGCTGACTGGACGGTGATACGAAGAGGGAAGAATCCCGTTTATGCCTTTGCGATGATTTTGGGCTATAGCAGATACGCATTTATCTGCTTTACAGACAATATGCGCTTTGATAGTTTTATAAATTGTCATAAAAAGGCTTTCGCCTTCTTTGGGGGAGTGCCAAGAACCATTCTTTACGACAACCTCAAAAGCGTGGTGATAGAGCATAACGCTTACGGGAATGCAAAACACAGATTTAATGAGAGGTTTTTGGATTTTTCCAAAGAGTATGGATTTATTCCAAAACTTTGTAAACCCTACAGGGCAAAAACAAAAGGGAAGGTAGAGAGAGTTATAGGCTATATGAAAGGAAACTTCTATATTCCTTTGAAAGCAAGACTCAAAAACTCTTCGCTTGTTATAGATACAAAGCTTCTTAACAGCCAGATATTTCAGTGGCTTGAAATCGTTCATAATAGAGTGCACGCAACAACGAAGCAAAAACCAAAAGAGCTCTTTATAAAAGAGCAAAAAGCTCTGCTGCCGCTAATAATTTCAGCCAAGCCAAAAAGCTTGCATAACAAAAATGAATATGACAATTGCATAGACAAAAAGCTTTCCTTGTCAAATAAAAAGTATAAAAACAGCATAAACATACATAATACAGCTAAGAGTTCTTTAGAGGAGTATGATGCGCTTTTGGGAGTTTGCCATGCATAA